Proteins co-encoded in one Arachis hypogaea cultivar Tifrunner chromosome 13, arahy.Tifrunner.gnm2.J5K5, whole genome shotgun sequence genomic window:
- the LOC140177795 gene encoding uncharacterized protein — MPSSPTYTKQPPLAQRNNGGSHLQNLGNRRRQLFPMAPRQLRFLIVAINYYTKWIEAEVLATITATQCQKFFWRQVIAQFGIPKIVISNNKTQFADKRFQEFLEGLGISQRFSSIERLQTNGQVEAANKVIIKGLKKWLDKAKGLWANELGLVLWSYRTSPQTFTVESPFRLTYGLEAIIPIENWEPSPQRTIGGHNENA, encoded by the coding sequence ATGCCAAGTTCACCGACCTACACCAAGCAGCCCCCATTAGCTCAGCGTAATAACGGAGGATCACACCTTCAGAACTTGGGAAATCGACGTCGTCAACTGTTCCCCATGGCTCCCAGGCAACTGCGATTTCTTATAGTCGCCATtaactactacaccaaatggatcgaAGCTGAAGTGCTGGCCACGATCACGGCCACTCAATGCCAAAAATTCTTTTGGAGGCAAGTCATAGCCCAATTCGGAATACCAAAGATCGTAATCTCCAATAACAAGACCCAGTTTGCAGACAAGCGATTCCAAGAATTTCTAGAGGGACTCGGCATCTCCCAGAGATTCAGCTCGATAGAACGTCTGCAAACCAACGGCCAGGtagaagcggccaacaaagtcatcatAAAAGGGCTCAAGAAATGGCTAGACAAAGCCAAAGGCCTTTGGGCCAACGAACTCGGGTTAGTACTCTGGTCGTATCGAACATCACCCCAAACCTTCACCGTGGAATCCCCGTTCCGGCTAACATACGGCCTGGAAGCCATTATTCCCATAGAAAACTGGGAACCGAGCCCCCAGAGGACCATTGGGGGACACAATGAAAATGCATAA
- the LOC112792776 gene encoding sulfite exporter TauE/SafE family protein 3-like: MGLHGLLKWWDVMSGRVLIIAFFLLVSSPSSSAPPSSNETKGFHHDPQSSFYKHKWPGMEIGWRIVVGSIIGFLGSAFGTVGGVGGGGIFVPMLTLIIGFDAKSATAISKCMITGGAGATVFYNLRQRHPTLDLPVIDYDLALLFQPMLMLGISIGVAFNVTFPDWMLTTLLIIVFIGISTNAFLKGVDTWKKETRLKQEAKQKSQLNDIGRAENAANDPQTGVGSVNENLTNNINKQSKKKVSVIENVYWRELGLLVSVWIMILALEIGKNYTTNCSVLYWALNILQVPITVGVSSYEAVLLYKGKKGIASKGDKETHWRVHQIILYMACGILAGIIGGLLGLGGGFILGPLFLGLGIPPQVASATSTFAMTFSASMSVVEYYLLKRFPVPYALYFVAVATVAALIGQHLVRKLIAFLGRASLIIFILSLTVFVSAISLGGVGIANLIHNIEQKKYMGFGNLCTLRVRN; encoded by the exons ATGGGCTTGCATGGATTATTAAAATGGTGGGACGTGATGAGTGGAAGGGTTTTGATTATTGCTTTTTTTCTCCttgtttcttctccttcttcgtcTGCACCACCATCATCCAATGAAACAAAAGGGTTTCATCATGATCCACAATCATCATTTTACAAACACAAATGGCCG GGGATGGAAATTGGGTGGAGAATAGTAGTAGGGAGCATAATAGGGTTCCTTGGATCAGCATTTGGTACAGTGGGAGGTGTCGGTGGGGGTGGCATCTTTGTTCCCATGCTAACCCTTATTATTGGATTTGATGCTAAATCAGCCACAGCTATATCCAAAT GCATGATTACTGGTGGAGCAGGAGCAACAGTTTTCTACAATCTAAGGCAAAGACATCCAACACTTGATTTGCCTGTGATTGATTATGATTTAGCACTTCTTTTCCAACCAATGTTGATGCTTGGAATCAGTATTGGAGTTGCTTTCAATGTCACTTTCCCTGATTGGATGCTAACTACTTTGTTGATTATAGTTTTCatag GCATTTCAACTAATGCATTTCTAAAGGGTGTTGATACATGGAAAAAAGAAACCCGTCTTAAGcag GAGGCTAAGCAGAAATCACAACTGAATG ATATTGGGAGGGCTGAAAATGCTGCAAATGATCCTCAAACAGGAGTAGGCTCGGTCAATGAAAATCTCACTAACAACATTAATAAACAATCTAAGAAAAAG GTTTCCGTTATAGAGAACGTTTATTGGAGGGAGCTTGGACTTCTTGTCTCTGTGTGGATCATGATTCTTGCATTAGAGATAGGAAAA AACTATACAACAAATTGCTCAGTGTTATATTGGGCATTGAATATACTGCAG GTGCCGATAACAGTAGGAGTGAGTTCATATGAGGCAGTACTTCTATACAAAGGGAAGAAAGGAATAGCCTCAAAGGGAGACAAAGAGACACATTGGAGAGTGCATCAGATAATTCTATACATGGCTTGTGGCATTCTTGCTGGCATAATTGGTGGCTTGCTTGGCCTTGGTGGTGGTTTCATCTTGGGTCCACTCTTCCTTGGCCTTGGAATTCCACCTCAG gtgGCAAGTGCTACATCCACTTTTGCAATGACATTCTCAGCATCTATGTCTGTGGTCGAATATTACCTTCTTAAACGTTTTCCTGTTCCTTATG CTCTGTATTTTGTAGCTGTAGCAACTGTTGCTGCACTTATTGGACAACATTTGGTGAGAAAGCTCATTGCATTTCTAGGGAGAGCATCTCTTATTATTTTCATCCTATCACTTACAGTTTTTGTCAGTGCAATATCATTAG GTGGAGTAGGCATAGCAAACCTGATTCACAATATTGAACAAAAGAAGTACATGGGATTCGGAAACCTTTGCACTCTAAGGGTtagaaattag